The genomic stretch ATATTTTCATCAAAATCTTTCTTTCTACGAATATTTTATATTTCACGAAATTTAGATTCTTTATCAATTTTAAAAGCAATTTTTTTAGCAAAAATGAAAGCAGTTTCAAAACCATCTAAATTTTACAAAATGTATGTTGGGGTCTATAGCAAGGGTTTTATTGGCCTAAGAATTGAGACAGAAGATTAATTTGCATGACTTTTTAAAATATACATTATTGGGATTAGGATGCTACATCGAACGTTATGTGACATTTTACCTATACATGTTCTCCAGAAGACTGACCAGGGAGCCTTGAAACGTTAGAATGTCACCCGAATCGAGTCAAAGTCTCTCAAAAACATCCTAGAACATACGTCTTCTGAGCTTCCAGGGTCAATCAACACTCGTTTTTCGTTCTTATTATTGTACTTCACCATAATGAACATCAAATCGTTGTTATAAGGGAGGATGTCAACAACATACTTGCCGCAAAAGGTGATTTCGAACTGTGACTCCTTCAAATTTACCTCAGAGTTGGCAGAGTTGCAGGAATGATGCTCACGGTCAAAACCTGTCTGGCATACAATTTGGGTTCCTTACTGGTGGCCTGATAAACTCGCCCCAGtacaatactaaaataaaatttcatagaAATAGGAACATGCTAGAAAATCTTTTAgtattcattattttatttacaGAGTAGATCAAACATGTAATTCACTTAATAATGTTCTCTTAATAGTATAATACAAGTAGATTTTTTGTGTTTAGTATTGAAAAGTTTAAATCTATACATAGAACAACATCTATATTTCTTCTTTGGACTGTGGAATAACTTGTCTGCTTAAGGTCTCAGAAACCGTTGACAACTTGAGCCTAGACATTTTGCACAATATCTTCTGGATGATGGAAACATTGAAAAATCTTCAACTTGAACTGGTAGAGTTGGTGACAAAAAGTGTTTCTTGTATTGCAAGCAACCTACCATTTCCCATAGAATGACAAGAAATCCAATGCTACAACCAATGCTCTTTTGCGAAGGATACACTTTATCTATTATGAGCTTGAAATGCTTTAAGTTCTAGCTCGGCAGTGAGATCGGTCTCGAATGATCCGAATCAGATATCCCTTTTTGTTCTTCATTTCGCTTTTTCTTTAATTCGCCTTCAACCGCAAGTTTTGCTGAATCCGCCATCTCTGCATTCCTCAAAGCCAAATCTGTTGCTGCTTTTATTTCTTCAATTGCTTTAAGATTAGCTTCGACTTTTTTCTCAACTTCGCTTCTTCTCGTGTGGATCGCTTCAACCTGAGCCATTGCAGTTGTTTCCGTCCTCTCAATCAAATCCTCTGATTCCTTAATCTTGCCGCTCAACGCAGCAAATTCCTCAACTGTCAATATGATCTTACCACTCAAATCCGAAACCGAGACTCTACTTTGTGAGTCAGATAACAGCTTCATTTCCTCAACAGCTCTTTTCTCTTCTGCTTTTGCTTCTTCAGCCTGTTTCACTAAAAGCTCTAGCTTCCCTTCTATTTCCTTAGACAAAGCTTTGGATTTCTCAATCTCTTGTGTCAGTTCCTGAGTTTTTATcctcatctcttcttcttcttttcttgcaTTCTCCGTCTCGAACGATAACTGCTTGATTTTCAATTCCGTCTCGTGACAATGTCGCTCGGTCGATCCATCGCTCTCAagagaatcttcttcttctttgctaCTTTGTAGTGAACCGGTTAGGTTCGCGGCAAGTGCTTCTGATGCCTGTTCTTTCTCCTTAACTTCATCTTGTTCTTTCTTCACTTGTTCTAATTCTGTCTTGAGGGAATCCACTATGTTTCTCAGTGAAGATTCTTCATCAGAAATTTCCTGCAATGTCTTTGTAGCTTCTTTGATTTCCAAAGTTATTACCTCAACAGAATCCATCTCAGAATCATGAAACTCTTTCATTTTCTCTTGAAGAACTTGAATCTCATCGCTCGTCTCCACGAGTTTCGCCTCGAGGCTATGCATTTCGTCAGGATCGTACTCATTCTTTATTTCCATCAGTTTCTTTTCGATTTCTTCCTTCGAAGCTTTGTAAGACTttaacttctcttctttctccccaATCACTTTTACCTGTTCTTCCTGTGCTTGCACTGTTGCTAGCTTGAACTGCTCAGTTGATGCTTTCATGGTTGCAATTTCCTT from Vicia villosa cultivar HV-30 ecotype Madison, WI linkage group LG4, Vvil1.0, whole genome shotgun sequence encodes the following:
- the LOC131599837 gene encoding WEB family protein At1g12150-like, which translates into the protein MSFRNRETSPKDSGSPIGEREIDTRAPFQSVKAAVSLFGEVCVNKDKRNSIKRKSSENVLEKETQLMLAQRELNKIKKQLESAENTKTKALSELDKANVTLQELTKKLNSVRESKQSAIEESEVVRNQAKELEKALSQKAIGYEAWKQELDHARKEYTTTVKELDASKQELNKIRQDFDAALEAKLAAFQTAGEAQRSAKLNSEKINELSKEIATMKASTEQFKLATVQAQEEQVKVIGEKEEKLKSYKASKEEIEKKLMEIKNEYDPDEMHSLEAKLVETSDEIQVLQEKMKEFHDSEMDSVEVITLEIKEATKTLQEISDEESSLRNIVDSLKTELEQVKKEQDEVKEKEQASEALAANLTGSLQSSKEEEDSLESDGSTERHCHETELKIKQLSFETENARKEEEEMRIKTQELTQEIEKSKALSKEIEGKLELLVKQAEEAKAEEKRAVEEMKLLSDSQSRVSVSDLSGKIILTVEEFAALSGKIKESEDLIERTETTAMAQVEAIHTRRSEVEKKVEANLKAIEEIKAATDLALRNAEMADSAKLAVEGELKKKRNEEQKGISDSDHSRPISLPS